Proteins found in one Micromonospora sp. WMMD1082 genomic segment:
- a CDS encoding polyprenol monophosphomannose synthase: MIEPVQLPSPWRDARLTVVVPTYNEAGNLPLLVERLLALPLPGLKVLVADDNSPDGTGEVADKLAIEHPERVEVVHRPGKEGLGRAYVDGISRALDGGAEYVAQMDADLSHPPEALPGMLGALLSTQAGVVIGSRYVPGGELDENWPLYRRALSGWANLYVHTLLRVRIRDLTAGFKIWRADALRNIGLERVQSNGYSFQVEMHYLATKLGHTILEVPIRFEERRDGDSKMTTATKIESALMPFKLRTRHRNIEP, from the coding sequence TACCTTCGCCGTGGCGGGACGCGCGCCTGACCGTCGTGGTCCCGACCTACAACGAGGCGGGCAACCTGCCGCTGCTGGTCGAGCGCCTCCTCGCCCTGCCGCTGCCCGGGCTGAAGGTGCTGGTCGCCGACGACAACTCACCGGACGGCACCGGCGAGGTCGCGGACAAGCTCGCGATCGAGCACCCCGAGCGGGTCGAGGTGGTGCACCGGCCGGGCAAGGAGGGTCTCGGCCGGGCGTACGTGGACGGAATCAGCCGGGCGCTCGACGGCGGCGCCGAGTACGTCGCCCAGATGGACGCCGACCTGTCCCACCCGCCGGAGGCGTTGCCCGGCATGCTCGGTGCCCTGCTGTCCACCCAGGCCGGTGTGGTGATCGGGTCACGGTACGTGCCCGGCGGCGAGCTGGACGAGAACTGGCCGCTGTACCGGCGGGCGCTCAGCGGCTGGGCGAACCTCTACGTGCACACGCTGCTGCGGGTGCGGATCCGCGACCTGACCGCCGGTTTCAAGATCTGGCGGGCCGACGCGCTGCGGAACATCGGGCTGGAGCGGGTGCAGTCCAACGGCTACAGCTTCCAGGTCGAGATGCACTACCTCGCCACCAAGCTTGGGCACACGATTCTCGAGGTGCCGATCCGGTTCGAGGAGCGGCGCGACGGTGACTCGAAGATGACCACCGCCACCAAGATCGAGAGCGCCCTGATGCCGTTCAAGCTGCGTACCCGGCACCGCAACATCGAGCCCTGA